A genomic window from Solanum dulcamara chromosome 11, daSolDulc1.2, whole genome shotgun sequence includes:
- the LOC129873979 gene encoding senescence-associated carboxylesterase 101-like, whose translation MSQFPLFSSGQELANLLVSSDLLHDSWSRISDLNSHMYLNNPTNSVPILLKVYPYHSNGAIVAFVSSPTCSVQKEMVSSEALKGSQSPFDFISTKVNPHFSVDKAAIILFASLLNELSALKEQLDSFSPLIITGLSLGGSVASLFTLWLLNISPKDNNKRPTCITFGSPLLGDSGLQQAISERPSWNSSFLHVVSNQDPIPRFLISPTNGFTGSTPQSCIFKPFGMFLLCSDSDCSCFEEPESVLDLMTEMNSNSPHQDNGFLHFDYEQVLEHLKHRVICKGTSQLCDFIVNQLQAGINLQLEAIRIGQHRSNMSSLRNKVKERVEESFSKKRNAFDPGKKLNKMKEAMAWLECYKKVTLNEGGYYDSFKCSGSRSRDAVKSRQEIVKHQRTLTKYWKIMVAEVEKMPQKEEAAFRTRWLYAGTNYRRMVEPLDIAEYYMKSGNRDYVNLGRSEHYKQLEKWMIEDKPSGSGNNRRKSVSLTEDSCFWAYVEEAIISSTRLREGSPEEKENSRAYLANFGEYTMSLIRSYSASSEIFQPHCSFMKWWQEYRQDILSCLSNLPLAFYMENEEYQSYA comes from the exons ATGAGCCAGTTTCCCTT GTTCAGCAGTGGCCAAGAATTGGCAAATTTGTTGGTGAGCTCAGATCTACTGCATGATTCTTGGTCAAGAATCTCTGACCTTAACAGTCATATGTATTTGAACAATCCAACTAACTCTGTTCCTATTTTGCTTAAAGTTTACCCATATCATTCAAATGGTGCTATTGTTGCTTTTGTATCCTCTCCTACTTGTTCTGTTCAGAAAGAAATGGTCTCTTCAGAAGCTCTTAAAGGTTCCCAATCTCCTTTTGACTTCATTTCTACCAAAGTCAACCCTCATTTCTCAGTTGACAAAGCAGCAATAATCCTGTTTGCCTCATTACTGAATGAGCTCTCTGCCCTCAAAGAACAG TTGGACAGTTTCAGTCCTCTAATAATCACTGGACTTTCTTTGGGAGGTTCTGTGGCATCTCTATTCACTCTCTGGCTACTTAACATTTCTCCAAAGGACAATAATAAGCGTCCCACTTGCATCACGTTTGGTTCACCCCTTCTTGGTGACAGTGGCCTGCAACAAGCCATATCAGAACGTCCATCATGGAATTCAAGCTTCTTGCACGTAGTCTCAAACCAAGATCCAATCCCAAGATTTTTAATTTCACCTACTAATGGCTTTACTGGTTCTACTCCTCAATCTTGTATTTTCAAGCCATTCGGTATGTTTCTGCTGTGCTCAGATTCAGACTGCTCTTGTTTTGAGGAACCTGAATCAGTTTTGGATCTTATGACGGAAATGAACTCAAATAGCCCACACCAGGACAATGGTTTCTTGCATTTCGACTATGAGCAGGTTTTGGAACACCTCAAGCATAGAGTAATCTGTAAGGGAACTTCTCAGCTGTGTGACTTTATAGTGAATCAACTCCAAGCAGGCATCAATCTACAACTAGAAGCAATCAGAATTGGACAG CACAGAAGTAACATGAGCTCTCTTAGGAACAAAGTGAAGGAAAGAGTGGAAGAATCTTTCTCAAAGAAGAGGAATGCCTTCGATCCTGGCAAGAAGCTAAACAAAATGAAAGAAGCTATGGCTTGGCTAGAGTGCTACAAGAAAGTAACCCTGAATGAAGGAGGCTACTATGATAGTTTCAAATGCAGCGGGTCACGAAGCAGGGATGCAGTCAAAAGCAGACAAGAAATTGTCAAGCACCAAAGAACCCTCACTAAATACTGGAAAATAATGGTTGCAGAAGTAGAGAAAATGCCACAAAAAGAGGAGGCAGCTTTTCGTACTCGTTGGCTTTATGCAGGGACAAACTATAGAAGGATGGTCGAACCACTCGACATAGCTGAATACTATATGAAATCAGGGAACAGAGACTATGTAAATCTCGGAAGATCTGAGCACTATAAACAGTTAGAGAAATGGATGATAGAAGACAAACCGTCTGGAAGTGGTAACAATAGAAGGAAGTCTGTTAGCCTCACCGAGGATTCTTGCTTTTGGGCATATGTGGAGGAAGCTATTATAAGTTCCACAAGACTGAGAGAAGGCAGTCCAGAAGAGAAGGAAAATTCGAGAGCGTATTTGGCTAATTTTGGGGAATATACAATGAGTTTGATAAGGAGCTATTCAGCATCCTCTGAGATTTTCCAGCCTCATTGTAGCTTCATGAAGTGGTGGCAAGAATATAGGCAAGATATTCTAAGCTGTTTGAGTAATTTGCCTTTGGCCTTTTACATGGAAAATGAAGAATATCAAAGTTATGCTTAA
- the LOC129874074 gene encoding polygalacturonase-like codes for MSPLAIFSLFFLFIFNSSLAANTNNMYNVQNYGAKSNGKTDSSKAFLSAWAVACASTTPSTIYVPRGNYLIHNAYFNGQTCKSKAITMRIDGTLLAPSDYNVIGNFENWIKFEKVNSVSIYGGTFDGQGSGLWNCKNSNKNCPKGTTALTFHNSNNIIMSGVTVQNSQMFQILVDECRNVKLQGVKIFAPGNSPNTDGVHVKLSSGVSIMNSHIGTGDDCISIGPGNSNLWIEGIACGPGHGISIGSLGWKQQELGVQNVTVKSVTFTGTTNGVRVKTWARPSNGFVRGVLYQHIVMVNVKNPIIIDQNYCPNHESCPHQGSGIKISDVTYEDIRGTSATEVAVKLDCSKTNPCSGITLEDVNLSYKNQPTQASCVNARGRVSGLEKPTNCL; via the exons ATGAGTCCCTTAgcaattttttcacttttcttCCTCTTCATATTCAACTCATCATTAGCAGCAAATACCAATAATATGTACAATGTCCAAAATTATGGAGCAAAATCCAATGGAAAAACTGATTCATCAAAAGCCTTTTTGAGTGCATGGGCAGTAGCCTGTGCTTCTACTACCCCCTCCACTATTTATGTGCCACGTGGAAATTACTTGATTCACAATGCATACTTCAATGGACAAACATGCAAGAGCAAGGCTATTACTATGCGCATTGATGGGACTCTCTTAGCTCCCTCGGATTATAATGTGATTGGCAATTTCGAAAATTGGATAAAGTTTGAAAAAGTCAACAGCGTTTCCATCTATGGTGGAACCTTTGATGGTCAAGGTTCTGGTCTTTGGAATTGCAAGAATTCCAACAAGAATTGCCCTAAGGGGACTACG GCATTGACTTTTCACAACTCAAACAATATTATAATGAGTGGAGTAACTGTACAAAATAGTCAAATGTTTCAAATTTTGGTAGACGAATGTCGTAACGTGAAACTACAAGGAGTGAAGATATTTGCTCCAGGAAATAGTCCCAACACTGACGGAGTTCATGTAAAATTATCATCAGGAGTTAGTATTATGAACTCACATATTGGTACTGGAGATGACTGTATCTCTATCGGCCCTGGAAATTCTAACTTATGGATTGAAGGCATTGCTTGTGGCCCTGGCCATGGAATAAG CATTGGAAGTTTAGGCTGGAAACAGCAAGAGTTAGGAGTCCAAAATGTGACAGTTAAGAGTGTGACTTTCACTGGAACAACAAATGGTGTGAGAGTGAAAACTTGGGCAAGGCCTAGCAATGGCTTTGTTAGAGGTGTTCTCTATCAACATATTGTTATGGTTAATGTTAAAAACCCAATAATAATTGATCAAAATTATTGCCCTAATCATGAAAGTTGTCCTCATCAG ggGTCAGGTATAAAAATAAGTGATGTGACATATGAAGACATACGTGGAACATCGGCTACAGAAGTTGCAGTGAAACTTGACTGTAGCAAAACTAATCCATGTAGCGGCATAACACTTGAAGATGTGAATCTTAGTTACAAAAATCAACCGACTCAAGCTTCATGTGTTAATGCTAGAGGAAGAGTTTCTGGTTTAGAAAAACCTACCAATTGcttataa